In Lactococcus protaetiae, the genomic window TACTCAAAGATGTTGATAAGCTTGAAGAACTTGAGGTACTGAGTGAATTTGAAGCACTAAGTGAAGTGCTCAGTGAACTTGAAGCACTCAATGAGCTACTTGTACTCAAAGAGTTAGAGTCACTAAGCGATGTGCTCATCGAACTTGAATCGCTTAGAGAGCTACTCGTGCTCAAAGAGTTAGAATCACTGACTGAAGTTGATACGCTCGTAGAATCTGACGTGCTCATCGAAGTTGAGCCACTGAGTGAAGTGCTCAGTGAACTTGAAGCACTCAATGAGGTGCTTGTACTCAAAGAGTTAGAGTCACTAAGTGAGGTACTCAACGAACTTGAAGCACTCAAAGAGCTACTTGTGCTCAAAGAGTTAGAATCACTGACTGAAGTTGAGGCGCTCGTAGATTCTGACGTGCTCATCGAAGTTGAGGCACTAAGTGAGGTACTCGTTGAACTTGAATCACTCAAAGAGCTACTTGTGCTCAAAGAGTTAGAATCGCTGAGCGAAGTTGAGGCGCTCGTAGAATCTGACGTGCTCAGCGAAGTTGAGCCACTAAGTGAAGTGCTCAGTGAACTTGAATCACTCAATGAGGTGCTTGTACTCAAAGAGTTAGAGTCACTAAGTGAGGTACTTGTTGAGCTTGAATCGCTCAGAGAGCTATTTGTGCTCAAAGAGTTAGAATCGCTGAGCGAAGTTGAGGCGCTCGTAGAATCTGACGTGCTCAGCGAAGTTGAGCCACTAAGTGAAGTGCTCAGTGAACTTGAATCACTCAATGAGGTGCTTGTACTCAAAGAGTTAGAGTCACTAAGTGAGGTACTCAACGAACTTGAATCACTCAAAGAGCTACTTGTACTCAAAGAGTTAGAATCGCTGAGCGAAGTTGAGGCGCTCGTAGAATCTGACGTGCTCAGCGAAGTTGAGCCACTAAGTGAAGTGCTCAGTGAACTTGAATCACTCAATGAGGTGCTTGTACTCAAAGAGTTAGAGTCACTAAGTGAGGTACTTGTTGAGCTTGAATCGCTCAGAGAGCTACTTGTGCTCAAAGAGTTAGAATCGCTGAGCGAAGTTGAGGCGCTCGTAGAATCTGACGTGCTCAGCGAAGTTGAGCCACTAAGTGAAGTGCTCAGTGAACTTGAATCACTCAATGAGGTGCTTGTACTCAAAGAGTTAGAGTCACTAAGTGAGGTACTCAACGAACTTGAATCACTTAGAGAGCTACTTGTGCTCAAAGAGTTAGAATCACTAAGTGAGGTACTCGTTGAGCTTGAATCGCTCAGAGACGTGCTTGTACTCAAAGAGTTAGAATCACTAACTGAAGTTGATACGCTCGTAGAATCTGACGTGCTCAATGAAGTTGAGGCACTGAGTGAAGTACTCATCGAACTCGAATCGCTCAGAGAGGTACTTGTACTCAAAGAGTTAGAGTCACTAAGTGAGGTACTCATCGAACTTGAATCACTCAGAGAGGTACTTGTGCTCAAAGAGTTAGAATCGCTAAGCGAAGTTGAGGCGCTCGTAGAATCTGACGTGCTCAATGAAGTTGAGGCACTAAGTGAAGTACTCAGTGAACTTGAATCACTCAGAGAGGTACTTGTGCTCAAAGAGTTAGAATCACTGACTGAAGTTGAGGCACTGACTGAAGTACTCATTGAACTTGAATCACTCAATGAGGTGCTTGTGCTCAAAGAGTTAGAATCACTGACTGAAGTTGACACGCTCATGGAATTTGACGTGCTCAGTGAAGTTGAGCCACTAAGTGAGGTACTCAACGAACTTGAATCGCTCAATGAGGTGCTTGTGCTCAAGGAGTTAGAATCACTAACTGAAGTTGAGGAGCTCGTAGAATCTGACGTGCTCAGTGAAGTTGAGCCACTAAGTGAGGTACTCAATGAACTTGAATCGCTCAATGAGGTGCTTGTGCTCAAGGAGTTAGAATCACTAACTGAAGTTGAGGCGCTCGTAGAATCTGACGTGCTCAAAGAGTTAGAGTCACTGAGTGAAGTTGACACACTCATTGAGATACTATCACTTAGGGAATTTGAATCTGAAGATGATTCACTAATAGAGTTAGAAAGAGAGTCACTTAAAGATGTTGATTCACTGATTGAAACAGATAGAGATTCTGAATCTGAAAGAGAATCACTTAGAGAGGTACTATCACTCAATGAATTTGAGGTACTGATTGAAAGTGAAAGAGACTCTGAGTTTGAAAGGGAATCGCTTAAAGAATTTGAATCACTGATTGAAACAGACAGAGATTCTGAACCTGAAAGAGAATCACTTAGGGAAGTACTATCACTCAATGAATTTGAGGTACTGATTGAAAGTGAAAGAGACTCTGAGTTTGAAAGGGAATCGCTTAAAGAATTTGAATCACTGATTGAAACAGACAGAGATTCTGAACCTGAAAGAGAATCACTTAGGGAAGTACTATCACTCAATGAATTTGAGGTACTGATTGAAAGTGAAAGAGACTCTGAGTTTGAAAGGGAATCGCTTAAAGAATTTGAATCACTGATTGAAACAGACAGAGATTCTGAACCTGAAAGAGAATCACTTAGGGAGGTACTATCGCTCAATGAATTTGAATCGCTAATTGAGAGTGAAAGAGACTCTGAATCTGATAATGAGTTACTAAGAGATAGACTGTCACTCAATGATTCACTTAGAGAACCACTATCACTCAATGAATTACTCAACGAGATACTTTGACTAGATGAATCACTTATAGAGAGGCTCTCACTTATAGATTCACTTAATGAAATGCTCTCACTCATAGAGCCCGTATTACTTTCTGTTGAATCACTCAAAGAAATACTTGTGCTTATGGAAATGGAATCACTAGTTGATACGCTAGTAGATGTACTTATTGAATCTGATTCACTTAAAGATAATGATTCACTTCCCGCCGGACTGTAAACATAAATCGTTTCATTAACTGCTGTTGTAGTATCAGTAACAACTGTTGAAGTTGGTTGACTCGTTCCTGTTGGCAGTAACGATGATCCTGGTTGGACATATACATAACCATCTGGAACATTAGTTTGTGTATAAAGACTTCGAGTCCAATCTATCGTATTTCCAACATTAGCTGGAACATTACTAGTACCTGAACTTTCAATTCCCACCTGACTAGAAGATGTGGCTACTGCTAGACCTGTTTGCGCATCAACATATGTATAACTGATGTTGGGATTTGCCTGACCGTAAACGTAAATATTATAAGTATAGGTCGTTCCCGACATAGGAACAATGGCAAAGTTGGCTTGACCGTACTGATCACCATTATCGGTGGTAGTTGTACTATCTCCTCCTGGTTGTCCTCCGCTTCCTGTTGGTGCTCCTGAATAAATTTGATTATCAGTAGCTCCTCCAATTGCCCACATATATCCTGCAGGCATATTATCAATAGCATAAGTTGCATTTGCTAAATTGATATTTTGGCCAATATAGTTAGCATCATTAGATAATGGAACTGTTGTATTTCCTACTGTATCTCCATTTTGATTAATATAATTAATCTTTATATCGCCAACAGGTAAAGCATTAGTTTGAAGCTCACGTGTACTAGTATTAATAATATTAGATGATGCTGTTCCCCCATTAACTGTAGTCGTTCCATTTTGAACTGTTAAAGTCCCAAAGGTACCCGTTGCATCTGGAGTAGCTGGTTTAGCATTCGTTCCTTGCCATGTATTAATACTAGAATTATTCATTGTGAATTGACCAGCACCACTCACAAGAGGACCTGTACTAGGAGAACCTGTTGTTGTATCAACAGCCATATGCAACGACTTAGGAGAAATGAAGGTAACACTTGAACCAGAGCTATTTGTTTGGATAACCGCTCCATTTGACCACTGATTAATATCTAATGTTGTACCAGCATTAAATACTGCACTTTGAGTTCCTTGTAGTCGAATCGCACCTGGTTGTGTTGATTGAGGGATAGAAAGATTAAAGTTTTGCCCAAAGACATATTGAGCTGTCGCTGAAGCACCTTGTTGACCATTGATAAAGTATTGGAAACCAGTTTGAGTCCAACTGACATTATCACCAGCTGTTATTCCATTTATATACAAATACGCTGCAGGAAAGTTAGCTGCCTGTCCATTATATGTTTTAGCAGTAAACGATGAATTATCCCCCATCGTAATAGTATTTCCATAACCGACACTACCTGTTGGTGCTATTGTTTCAAAGTAAAATGCTGAGAAAGCAATATCATTAGAGGTACGATTAAGTGTCACACTTGAATTATTTGCAAAATTGATACTACCAACCGAACGAGTAATTTCATTAGAAATATTAAATGTATTTGTACCCGAGAAGACAAGTTTTGAACCACCCAAACCATACATCAAATGGACAGGATTATATCCATTCGATGCACTCGAAGATAATGTTACATTATTTACATTCACGGTTAATTGGCCTGCATTTGGTGAATAAATTAATGCATAGTTATTACCATCGTTTCCTGCAAAACCTTGTTGAGCTTGCATATTACTTAATGTGAATGTTGTAGGATTTGTATTACTTACCCAAGCAAATGTCTGTGTTCCTAGGTCAACTATATTATTATTACCTTGAACAATGACACTAGCACCATCTGCACGATTGGTCATTGCTGTTCCGCCAGTTGTAGGATAAGTAATGCTAGCCGTGATATCAATGTAAGTAATATTAGAATTCGCCCATGCACTTTGTAATTGCGCATATGTTGTTACATTTGCATAGGTGCCATTAGCTATAGCTGTTGCTTTATAAGTAGCATCATTCACAACTTGATTAGGAGTTGCAACAGTGACCGATGTCGGTGATGCAGGTGTCGTACCAAGACCGCTTTCAAAGCTTCCACGATTAACATCTGGGTCTGTTGCAACCTGATTAATGGTTCCTCCAGCCGTTGTTCCTAGTGCCTGAGCAGATGGTATAGTAGTTCCAGATGTATTGGCTAAAACTGGTTCAGCTTGCACCGCTACTGCTACACCTGCTGCACCACCACCTAATACGCTGACTGTCGATATCGCTGCGTACATCCAACGTTTCTTACTTTTATACATCCTATATCTTAATTTCGGTTCGGAGATAATTTTGGATATATTTTTATTTTTTAAATTCATATATAAATTTCCTATTATTTTTTAAATGTTGCTTTTTGGAGTATTTAGTAGTTTTACTACTCAAGGTCCCCTCTGGTTTATTGACTCAGAAAGAAATTTAAGAACTGGTAACCATACTCTTACTTCTCTCACTATCGTCATTTCTATATTACTTATCATTTCCTGCTCCCAGACTTTTTCAAACTTATTATTAAATAATGAAATCTATACTAGTATTCCTCTACTTTTTAATAAGCCACAATATAGATTTAATTCAGACATTCTTATCAATATTTTGCTTTAGTGGTTAAAATATGGTCTCATCCATTTTCTATTCCATTTATTATGCTTTCAGCTTCTATAACTGCTTTACGAGTGAACATACCACTTCTCAAAGCCTTTGAAATTTTATTAGCATTATTTTTAAATTCTACTAATTGCTTTTCGCTTAAAGATTGAAATTTCTCTTTTATCTCGTTTGGCGTTGTTATCGTAAATCCTAAATGGTTCTTTGTGATAAATTCAGCTATTGCTGACTCCTCCCAAACAATAACAGGCATTCCCAAACTTAAATACAAGGAAACTTTATGAGGGCTATTAAAACGTGTATATCCTTGATAATCTCCTCCTCCTGGTAAATTATCATCCCAAGAAATTCCAAAATAATTTTTAGGGATTTTTTCTACTAAATCTTGAGCAATAAAAGAACCATGATAGACAACATTATCTCCAAAGTTATTCGTAGACTTTCCTCCAAAGGCATGTAACTCTGGCATGTTTCCAGACCACGTTTCAATGAATATTGATTTATCAAGATTTCCAGCAACAACTGCTTTCTTCTCCAAAGTATGAGAAAGAGGGACACCTTTTTCTTGAAGATAATCAAAAAGTTCTTTTTTTACTATATTTGTGCGAACTCCATAATTTCTAAGTGCATCATTCATCTTATCTCCATGCCCTATAACGACGTCTACTGAGTTTAAGAAATCATTCTCTTTGGGATAAAATCCTCGTAACCACTCTGAATCATGCATTAATACAACAATCTTTGTATCTTTCTGTTTCAGGCAATTTATAAACATCTCTTCAAAACGAAAACCAAGTAAAGTGGGAAATTGATGGAGAACAATATCCCCTCGTTCCACTTCTGAGATTATCCCCTCAATTAATGCTTTCAATGTTATATCCGACATTTCACGTGTATTTTGCATACGTATGCTTATACGACCATATCCCAAGCTTTGTGCAATTTCTGTTACATCACTTTTAGGTTTTGTTACAGCATCTCTAGACTGTGGCTGAATAACATTTACCACCCATCGTTTCATTTTTTCTCCTTCATAATCAAGGCTTTTATCCCTTTTAGCTATACGCTCACAAAATTTTATATACAAAAGACAAAAGCACAACGGCGGACATCATTATGGCAATCAAGCTAGTTACAAGCTTTCCATACCCAGTATCTTCCTCATCATTAATAATTCTGTCACTTTCATTTTGGAACATTTCTTCAATCACAATCTCTAATTGACTCGGTTTATACCAATAAGCTGTTTTTGCTTCTATTTTGTCTAACTTTTTATCTTTAATCATCTGTCCCACCTCTCTTTACCGTCTTTTGATAGTTGTTACTTTAGACACAGGAACACCTTTTTTTATTAGCAATTGCTTATACTCTAAAGACATCTTAACTTCTTGAATATATTTGATGTCATTCTTCAAAATATGTAATAGGTTCCCTTTTACATTCCCATTATCATCAACTGGTGATTCTACCAATTGAAGTATATTGTGCGACTTCGTTTTGGATAACGCAGCTAACTCAATTCCTAAAAATGAGATAGTTACTCTGTCTTTTGGAGTTACTATTTTTGGTAGCTGTTCAGCGATAAATAAATCCAGAGAATTGAACCCAGATAAGGGTTCTCCTGTTTTTTCATCATTAAAAGTTATATAATTCAATTTTCCTTCATAGAAGTAATAACTGATTATTGGAATATGCTTTTCGTTATAAAAATGAATCTCTTGGGGTCTATTATTGAAATAGAAAATCTCACTAAAAATCTTGCCATCAATTGTATACTCTTGTACAAAATCTTTTTCTCCATCACCATGATGGTATTGAACATTTTTCACTAAACGTCTAGTATTTGGGAATAATTCCATTATTCCTATCTCTTCCCCCTCATGAATGATAGAAATTGAAAAATCTTCATTCATAAAAATTTCAGAAAAACTAGGAACAGGAGCTTGGTTGAAAAACAAAGATTGTGTCAAATCATATTTGCGGTTTGTTAAATAATCAAAAAGATTTATTCCTTCAACTTCTTCATCTCGCTTTAATCTTGCAAAATCTGGACTCGGTAATATACTAATTACTTTCCCATTTCCTTCAATTCTTTGTTTACTTTCCTTCCAGACTTTATCTTCTGGTCTGATTATCGTTACTAATTCATAATCCATCTAACATTCTTCTCCATTTCTCTGCAATAACATGGTCTTGGAATTGTTCAACTGAAGTAATCGTACTTTTCTTTAATTTAGGATAGTATCTCTTTAGAATTTCTTGAAGGCCGAAAGCAAGTTGATGAGCACTAAATTCTTCATCTTGACGAGAAAAATCTCTCAAATATCCATTTTCTCCATTTTTTATTAACTCCATCGCACCAAAACGTGCTTTGAAGGTCACTATGGGAAGTCCTGCATCTAAAGCTTCAATATATGTCAATCCAAATCCTTCTGAATATGAAGCAGAAATGAATACATCATATTTTTTATAAACTTCTTCTAAATTGTTTGAATGCCCTTTAAGGCAAATATAATCACTAGCTTGAAGTTCGGTAATCATTTGCTGTAATTTACCTTCTTCTACCCCTTGACCATAAATATCAAAAATGATATCTGGATAATCTTCATGTAACGAAACAAAAGCTTTAATCGCAATATCAATATGTTTTTCACTCGCTAATCTTGATGCAGTCATAAATCTAGTTGGTTTCTTCTTGAATTTTGAAAAATCAATAACTGAATATTCCTTATCTCGAATCCCTCCTACTGGAATCGTAACGAACTTTTCATCTTTATTTGGAAAATCTACTAAAAAATCTTCTCTTTGCAACTCTGTAGAAACAACAACTCTATCAGCCGCATCAATATGAGTCAAAAGGTACTCATAATAGTTATTCCACATCGGTGCTGATAGGACTGCCCTATCTCCTAAGTGATCTGCATGTATTACCTCAATGAGATTGCAATCTAAATATTTATGGTGGAATAAAGCAACTTCAGGCTCTTCACCTCTATCCAAAATGAATGTGTTCTTTTCACTAAAAAGCTCATCTAAACCTTCAAAGAAATAACGTTGAAATAAGACCTCGTTTTTAAAAAATAGATTTTCTCCTTCAAAATCATAAACATGAATATTCTCAAGTATTCTCCCTCTTCTTGGATGACGATATTCATTGAACATTATCTTTCGTTTACCTGTTTCAAAATCAAAAATTTCAATTTTATATCTAGAAACTAGAAGGAGGTTAGTATCTTTGGGATTAGGAGATTTCTCAATATGCTCTCTTATGAGCATACCTGTTGATGTTAATGTCTGTACAATACGGTGTGTTTCTGAATTATCCTTAAAAATTTTATCTAAACGTTCATTTTTTCTGACCACTCCCGTTTCAACAATTTTTTTCCCAAAGGTAAAAAACTCCCAAATATCAATAACTTGATTTTGTTTTAACTCCCAATGCTCCATAGCTTCTGATAGCTCTTTCACAAGTCCCGTAAAGATATATTTATAGGGCAGATTGACACGATCAAA contains:
- a CDS encoding sugar transferase; its protein translation is MKRWVVNVIQPQSRDAVTKPKSDVTEIAQSLGYGRISIRMQNTREMSDITLKALIEGIISEVERGDIVLHQFPTLLGFRFEEMFINCLKQKDTKIVVLMHDSEWLRGFYPKENDFLNSVDVVIGHGDKMNDALRNYGVRTNIVKKELFDYLQEKGVPLSHTLEKKAVVAGNLDKSIFIETWSGNMPELHAFGGKSTNNFGDNVVYHGSFIAQDLVEKIPKNYFGISWDDNLPGGGDYQGYTRFNSPHKVSLYLSLGMPVIVWEESAIAEFITKNHLGFTITTPNEIKEKFQSLSEKQLVEFKNNANKISKALRSGMFTRKAVIEAESIINGIENG
- a CDS encoding glycosyltransferase, with amino-acid sequence MNFFINKAMGIGNSGVEHAQFYRAKLFDRVNLPYKYIFTGLVKELSEAMEHWELKQNQVIDIWEFFTFGKKIVETGVVRKNERLDKIFKDNSETHRIVQTLTSTGMLIREHIEKSPNPKDTNLLLVSRYKIEIFDFETGKRKIMFNEYRHPRRGRILENIHVYDFEGENLFFKNEVLFQRYFFEGLDELFSEKNTFILDRGEEPEVALFHHKYLDCNLIEVIHADHLGDRAVLSAPMWNNYYEYLLTHIDAADRVVVSTELQREDFLVDFPNKDEKFVTIPVGGIRDKEYSVIDFSKFKKKPTRFMTASRLASEKHIDIAIKAFVSLHEDYPDIIFDIYGQGVEEGKLQQMITELQASDYICLKGHSNNLEEVYKKYDVFISASYSEGFGLTYIEALDAGLPIVTFKARFGAMELIKNGENGYLRDFSRQDEEFSAHQLAFGLQEILKRYYPKLKKSTITSVEQFQDHVIAEKWRRMLDGL